One Saccharomyces kudriavzevii IFO 1802 strain IFO1802 genome assembly, chromosome: 4 genomic region harbors:
- the ARO1 gene encoding pentafunctional protein ARO1p (similar to Saccharomyces cerevisiae ARO1 (YDR127W); ancestral locus Anc_8.287) yields MVELAKVPILGNNIIHVGYNIHDHLVETIIKHCPSSTYVICNDTNLSKVPYYQQLVQEFEAALPEGSRLLTYVVKPGETSKSRQTKAKLEDYLLVEGCTRDTVMVAIGGGVIGDMIGFVASTFMRGVRVVQVPTSLLAMVDSSIGGKTAIDTPLGKNFIGAFWQPKFVLVDIKWLVTLAKREFINGMAEVIKTACIWNADEFARLESNASLFLNVVNGAKNVKVTNQLTNEIDEISDTDIESMLEHTYKLVLESIKVKAEVVSSDERESSLRNLLNFGHSIGHAYEAILTPQALHGECVSIGMVKEAELSRYFDILSPTQVARLSKILLAYGLPVSPDEEWFKELTLHKKTPLDILLKKMSIDKKNEGSKKKVVILESIGKCFGDSAQFVSDEDLRFILTDETLVYPFKDIPADQEKIVIPPGSKSISNRALILAALGQGPCKIKNLLHSDDTKHMLTAVHELKGATISWEENGETVVVEGHGGSTLSACADPLYLGNAGTASRFLTSLAALVHSTSNQKYVVLTGNARMQQRPIAPLVDSLRTNGTKIEYLNSEGSLPIKVYTDSVFKGGRIELAATVSSQYVSSILMCAPYAEEPVTLALVGGKPISKLYVDMTIKMMEKFGINVETSTTEPYTYYIPKGHYVNPSEYVIESDASSATYPLAFAAMTGTTVTVPNIGFESLQGDARFARDVLKPMGCKITQTATSTTVSGPPRGTLKPLKHVDMEPMTDAFLTACVVAAVSHDNDPNSTNTTTIEGIANQRVKECNRILAMATELAKFGVETTELPDGIQVHGLNSIDDLKVPSDSTGPVGVCTYDDHRVAMSFSLLAGMVNSQNKRIQISEPVRLLERHCTGKTWPGWWDVLHSELGAKLDGAEPLEYSSKKNSKKSVVIIGMRAAGKTTISKWCAAALNYKLVDLDELFEQQHDNKSVKQFVVENGWEKFREEETRIFKEVVENYGDDGYVFSTGGGIVESPESRNALKDFASSGGYVLHLHRDIEETIIFLQSDPSRPAYVEEIREVWNRREVWYKECSNFSFFAPHCSAEAEFQALRRSFSNYIATITGARQVKIPSKRSAFVCLTFEDLTEQIENLTPICYGCEAVEVRVDHLANYSADFVSKQLSILRKATDSIPVIFTVRTKMQGGNFPDEDFKTLRELYGIALKNGVEFIDLELTLPTDIQYEVINKRGNTKIIGSHHDFQGLYSWDDAEWENRFNQALALDVDVVKFVGTAVDFEDNLRLERFRDTHKAKPLIAINMSSKGSISRVLNNVLTPVTSDLLPNAAAPGQLTITQINKMYTSMGGIEPKELFVVGKPISHSRSPILHNTGYEILGLPHKFDKFETDSAELVKEKLLHGNKNFGGAAVTIPLKLDIMQYMDELTDAAKVIGAVNTVIPMGNKKFRGDNTDWLGIRNALISNGVPESVGRTAGLVIGAGGTSRAALYALHSLGCKKIFIINRTASKLKPLIESLPSEFNIIGIENTDSIKEIKEHVGVAVSCIPADKPLDGELLGKLERFLVKGAHAAFVPTLLEAAYKPSVTPVMTISQDKYQWHVIPGAEMLVHQGVAQFEKWTGFKAPFKAIFDAVTRE; encoded by the coding sequence ATGGTGGAGTTAGCCAAAGTCCCAATTCTAGGAAATAATATTATCCACGTCGGGTATAATATTCATGATCATTTGGTTGAAACTATAATCAAACATTGtccttcttcaacttaCGTTATTTGCAATGATACGAACTTGAGTAAAGTTCCGTACTACCAACAATTGGTCCAGGAATTTGAAGCTGCTTTACCGGAAGGCTCTCGTCTACTTACTTACGTCGTTAAGCCAGGTGAAACAAGTAAGAGTAGACAGACTAAGGCAAAACTAGAAGACTACCTATTAGTGGAAGGATGCACCCGTGACACTGTGATGGTAGCTATTGGTGGTGGTGTTATTGGTGACATGATTGGGTTCGTTGCTTCTACTTTTATGAGAGGTGTCCGTGTCGTCCAAGTACCTACATCCCTATTAGCAATGGTCGATTCATCCATCGGTGGTAAAACCGCCATTGACACTCCATTGGGTAAGAACTTTATTGGCGCATTTTGGCAGCCAAAATTTGTTCTTGTGGATATTAAATGGTTAGTAACATTAGCCAAGAGAGAGTTCATTAATGGGATGGCAGAAGTCATCAAAACTGCTTGTATTTGGAACGCTGATGAATTTGCTAGATTGGAATCGAATGCCTCgttgtttttgaatgtcGTTAATGGAGCCAAAAATGTCAAGGTTACTAATCAATTGACGAACGAAATCGACGAGATATCCGACACTGATATTGAGTCAATGTTGGAACATACCTATAAATTAGTTCTTGAAAGTATTAAGGTCAAAGCGGAAGTTGTATCATCAGATGAGCGTGAATCTAGTCTGAGAAACCTTTTGAACTTTGGTCATTCTATTGGTCACGCTTACGAAGCTATTCTAACTCCACAGGCATTACATGGTGAATGTGTATCCATTGGTATGGTCAAAGAAGCAGAGCTATCCCGTtattttgatattctttCCCCTACTCAAGTGGCTCGTCTATCCAAGATTTTGCTCGCATACGGTTTGCCTGTTTCGCCCGATGAGGAATGGTTCAAAGAACTGACTttacataaaaaaacaCCATTGGACatcttgttgaagaaaatgagtATCGATAAGAAAAACGAAGGCTCCAAAAAGAAGGTAGTCATTCTAGAAAGCATCGGTAAGTGTTTTGGTGATTCAGCGCAATTTGTAAGCGATGAAGACTTGAGATTCATTCTGACAGACGAAACCCTCGTCTACCCTTTTAAGGATATCCCTGCCgatcaagagaaaattgTTATTCCTCCTGGTTCTAAATCTATCTCTAATCGTGCCTTAATCCTCGCTGCTTTGGGTCAAGGCCCATGTAAGATCAAAAACTTATTACATTCAGATGATACTAAACATATGTTAACTGCTGTTCACGAACTGAAGGGAGCCACAATATCATGGGAAGAGAATGGTGAAACAGTGGTGGTGGAAGGCCATGGTGGTTCCACATTATCAGCATGTGCTGATCCATTATATTTAGGTAATGCAGGTACCGcatcaagatttttgaCGTCCCTAGCTGCTTTAGTTCACTCTACTTCGAACCAAAAGTATGTTGTTTTGACTGGCAATGCGAGAATGCAGCAAAGACCTATCGCTCCTTTGGTCGATTCTTTACGCACGAATGGTACCAAAATCGAATACTTGAATAGTGAAGGTTCTCTTCCAATCAAAGTGTACACTGACTCAGTTTTCAAAGGTGGTAGAATTGAACTGGCCGCTACAGTTTCTTCCCAATACGTTTCCTCTATTTTAATGTGTGCTCCATACGCTGAGGAACCGGTTACCTTGGCTCTTGTCGGTGGTAAACCAATCTCTAAATTGTACGTCGATATGACGATAAAAATGATGGAGAAGTTCGGTATCAATGTCGAGACTTCCACAACCGAACCTTACACTTATTATATTCCAAAAGGTCATTATGTCAATCCATCAGAATATGTTATTGAAAGTGATGCCTCCAGTGCTACATACCCATTAGCCTTTGCTGCAATGACTGGTACCACCGTTACAGTTCCCAACATTGGTTTCGAGTCCTTACAAGGTGATGCTAGGTTTGCGAGAGATGTCTTGAAACCTATGGGCTGTAAAATAACTCAAACTGCAACCTCAACGACGGTTTCGGGTCCCCCTAGGGGTACATTGAAGCCATTGAAGCATGTTGATATGGAGCCAATGACTGATGCCTTTTTAACCGCCTGcgttgttgctgctgtttcGCATGACAATGATCCAAATTCAACCAATACCACCACCATTGAAGGTATTGCAAATCAACGTGTCAAAGAATGTAACAGAATATTGGCAATGGCCACAGAGCTCGCAAAATTCGGTGTTGAAACCACGGAATTACCAGATGGTATCCAAGTCCATGGCTTAAATTCCATAGACGATTTGAAAGTTCCTTCCGACTCTACCGGACCTGTTGGTGTATGCACATATGATGATCATCGTGTCGCCATGAGTTTCTCACTTCTTGCAGGTATGGTAAACTCTCAAAACAAGCGTATCCAAATCTCCGAACCTGTAAGATTACTTGAAAGACATTGCACTGGTAAGACTTGGCCTGGTTGGTGGGATGTTTTGCATTCAGAACTGGGCGCTAAATTGGATGGTGCAGAGCCTTTAGAGTACTCATCTAaaaagaattcaaaaaaaagtgttgTCATTATTGGCATGAGAGCAGCTGGTAAAACTACCATAAGTAAATGGTGTGCAGCAGCCCTGAATTACAAATTAGTTGATTTGGATGAATTATTTGAACAGCAACATGACAATAAAAGTGTCAAACAATTTGTTGTAGAAAATGGTTGGGAAAAGTTCCgcgaagaagaaacaaggattttcaaagaagttgttgaaaattACGGTGACGATGGATATGTTTTCTCAACCGGTGGTGGTATTGTTGAAAGTCCAGAGTCTAGGAATGCTTTAAAAGACTTCGCTTCATCAGGCGGCTATGTTTTACACTTACATAGGGATATCGAAGAAACAATTATTTTCTTACAAAGCGACCCTTCAAGACCTGCGTATGTGGAAGAGATTCGTGAAGTTTGGAACAGAAGAGAGGTGTGGTATAAGGAATGCTCcaatttctctttctttgcGCCTCATTGCTCGGCAGAAGCCGAGTTTCAAGCTCTAAGAAGGTCTTTCAGTAACTATATTGCCACAATTACTGGTGCTAGACAGGTAAAAATTCCAAGCAAAAGATCAGCTTTTGTGTGTTTGACCTTTGAAGATTTGACTGAGCAGATCGAAAATTTGACTCCGATTTGCTATGGTTGTGAAGCTGTGGAGGTTAGAGTGGACCATTTAGCCAATTATTCTGCCGATTTCGTCAGTAAGCAACTGTCTATACTGCGCAAAGCCACTGATAGTATTCCTGTCATCTTTACTGTACGTACTAAGATGCAAGGGGGTAACTTTCCAGACGAAGACTTCAAAACTTTGAGGGAACTATACGGCATTGCCTTGAAGAATGGTGTTGAATTCATTGACTTAGAACTAACCTTACCTACTGATATCCAGTATGAAGTTATCAATAAAAGAGGTAATACTAAGATCATTGGGTCCCACCATGATTTCCAAGGATTATACTCCTGGGATGATGCTGAGTGGGAAAACAGATTCAATCAAGCGTTGGCTCTTGATGTGGATGTAGTAAAATTCGTGGGCACCGctgttgattttgaagacaaCTTGAGACTAGAAAGGTTCAGAGACACACACAAGGCCAAGCCTTTAATTGCAATAAACATGTCCTCGAAAGGTAGTATTTCTCGTGTTTTGAATAATGTTCTAACACCTGTAACGTCTGATTTGCTTCCTAACGCTGCGGCCCCTGGCCAATTGACAATAACACAAATCAACAAGATGTATACGTCTATGGGAGGTATCGAGCCCAAGGAACTTTTTGTCGTTGGAAAACCAATTAGCCACTCGAGGTCACcaattttacataacaCCGGTTATGAAATCTTAGGTCTACCCCACAAGTTTGATAAGTTTGAAACTGACTCAGCAGAGTtggtaaaagaaaagcttTTGCATGGAAACAAGAACTTTGGTGGTGCCGCCGTCACAATTCCCTTGAAACTAGATATTATGCAGTACATGGATGAATTGACAGATGCCGCAAAAGTTATTGGTGCAGTAAACACTGTGATACCAATGGGAAACAAGAAGTTTAGAGGTGACAACACCGATTGGTTGGGGATCCGCAACGCCCTGATCAGCAACGGTGTTCCTGAATCTGTTGGCCGTACTGCTGGTTTGGTTATTGGTGCGGGTGGAACTTCTAGAGCTGCTCTTTATGCCTTGCACAGTTTAGGTTGTAAAAAGATTTTTATCATAAACAGGACAGCCTCAAAATTGAAGCCATTGATAGAATCTCTTCCTTCTGAGTTCAACATCATTGGCATAGAAAATACCGATTCTATAAAAGAGATCAAAGAACACGTTGGCGTTGCCGTCAGCTGTATACCGGCAGACAAACCGTTAGATGGTGAACTTTTAGGTAAATTGGAGAGGTTCCTTGTAAAGGGTGCCCATGCTGCGTTTGTACCAACCTTGTTAGAAGCCGCTTACAAGCCAAGTGTCACTCCTGTCATGACAATATCGCAAGACAAATATCAATGGCACGTTATCCCTGGTGCTGAAATGCTCGTTCACCAGGGTGTCGCTCAGTTTGAGAAATGGACAGGATTCAAGGCCCCTTTCAAAGCTATTTTCGATGCTGTTACAAGAGAATAA